The Prevotella melaninogenica genome window below encodes:
- a CDS encoding site-specific integrase, with product MRSTFKILFYINRQKTKADGNTAILCRITIDGKNTAITTGEECQPAEWNSKQGLTTNRKTNQRINEFRELVEKTYRDILTRDGVVSVELIKNSLQGIATNPTTLLAMSKAELQAVKESVGKSRAEGTYLNLYYSDKNLRDFIENKGVQDISIVTITESLFEEYRFFLKKRGLKASTVNTNLCWLSRLMFRAVSSRIIRCNSFENAKYEKEEKKIRFLQKGDVMKLMAMTMNDRESELARLMFVFSCFTGMAIADMENLEYRHIQTAADGRKYIRKERQKTKVEFVVPLHPIAEAIIRHCLEEQKGNEEQQTVKEKGKKHIFPRECSRSVIDGRLSIVGKACGIRQRLSYHVARHTFGTMSLSAGIPIESIAKMMGHASISSTQIYAQVTDNKISEDMDRLIAKQSAKDKETMEREACEPSEVSIYKMEETA from the coding sequence ATGAGAAGTACATTCAAGATACTGTTCTATATCAACAGACAGAAAACTAAGGCAGACGGCAATACCGCCATTCTTTGCCGTATCACCATAGACGGAAAGAACACAGCCATTACCACAGGCGAAGAGTGCCAGCCTGCCGAGTGGAACTCCAAACAGGGTTTGACAACCAATAGGAAGACCAACCAAAGAATCAATGAGTTCAGGGAATTGGTAGAAAAAACCTATCGGGACATACTGACGAGGGACGGAGTGGTAAGTGTGGAACTTATCAAGAACAGTTTGCAAGGCATTGCCACTAACCCCACCACGCTCCTTGCAATGAGCAAAGCGGAACTGCAAGCCGTCAAGGAAAGCGTTGGAAAGTCAAGGGCAGAGGGGACTTATCTGAACCTTTACTATTCTGATAAAAATCTCCGAGATTTTATCGAAAACAAAGGAGTACAAGACATATCTATCGTCACCATTACGGAGAGTTTGTTCGAGGAATACCGTTTCTTCCTAAAAAAGCGTGGGCTGAAAGCATCGACTGTCAATACCAATCTCTGTTGGCTGAGCCGACTGATGTTTCGTGCGGTGAGCAGCAGGATTATCCGCTGCAATTCCTTTGAGAACGCCAAGTATGAGAAGGAGGAAAAGAAGATACGCTTCTTGCAAAAGGGCGATGTAATGAAACTCATGGCAATGACGATGAACGACAGAGAATCGGAATTGGCACGGCTGATGTTCGTCTTCTCCTGCTTCACAGGTATGGCTATCGCTGATATGGAAAATTTGGAATACAGGCATATCCAAACGGCAGCGGATGGGCGGAAGTATATCCGCAAGGAGCGTCAGAAGACAAAGGTTGAGTTTGTCGTACCATTGCACCCGATAGCAGAGGCTATTATCCGCCATTGTCTGGAAGAGCAGAAAGGGAATGAAGAACAGCAGACGGTGAAAGAAAAAGGTAAAAAACATATCTTTCCCCGTGAGTGCAGCCGGAGCGTGATAGACGGCAGACTGAGTATTGTTGGCAAGGCTTGCGGTATCAGACAGAGATTGTCGTACCATGTTGCAAGGCATACCTTCGGTACGATGAGCCTAAGTGCAGGAATACCTATTGAGAGTATAGCCAAGATGATGGGGCACGCTTCCATATCAAGCACGCAGATTTATGCGCAGGTAACGGACAACAAGATTTCGGAGGATATGGACAGGCTTATTGCCAAACAATCGGCAAAGGATAAAGAAACTATGGAGAGAGAGGCTTGTGAACCTTCGGAGGTATCAATCTATAAAATGGAGGAAACGGCATGA
- a CDS encoding DUF3408 domain-containing protein, producing the protein MARIDEKRKQRLEQAIRDMGNYGVKLRKPEELPDFDQPFDYEEEKRRFEPVDKVEEQNDKESNKDFSQPSYQETALSPTERATSTEEFHQRMGKTKDRKQLSEFQGKYLQPFRNSHRKAVYVSEETQRKLDFVVRRIGEHGASVSGYVEQVLREHLDQYKEDVERWRKL; encoded by the coding sequence ATGGCAAGAATAGATGAAAAAAGGAAACAACGCTTGGAACAAGCCATTAGAGATATGGGAAATTATGGCGTTAAGCTCCGCAAGCCCGAAGAGTTACCCGATTTTGACCAGCCCTTCGATTATGAAGAGGAAAAGAGAAGGTTTGAGCCTGTTGATAAAGTTGAGGAACAAAATGACAAGGAGAGTAACAAGGATTTTTCTCAACCGTCCTATCAAGAAACAGCGTTGTCGCCAACAGAAAGGGCTACTTCTACCGAAGAATTTCATCAAAGAATGGGAAAAACAAAGGACAGAAAGCAATTATCCGAGTTTCAGGGGAAATATCTCCAGCCCTTTCGCAACAGCCACCGCAAAGCCGTGTATGTATCAGAGGAAACCCAACGAAAGTTAGACTTCGTGGTGCGGAGAATCGGTGAGCATGGAGCGAGCGTTTCGGGATATGTCGAACAGGTACTGCGGGAACACCTCGACCAATACAAGGAAGATGTGGAAAGATGGAGGAAACTCTGA
- a CDS encoding arsenate reductase ArsC: protein MKVLILCTGNSCRSQMAHGFLQSFDKNIEVYSGGTVPAKQVNAKAVEVMKEARINIASHVPTHVNTYLDKEWDYVITVCGGANESCPMFTGKVRNRLHIGFDDPSEATGSPEFINSEFHRVRDEIKACFYDFYLNELKPQLK, encoded by the coding sequence ATGAAAGTATTGATTCTTTGTACAGGAAACAGCTGCCGTAGCCAAATGGCTCATGGCTTTCTACAGTCATTCGACAAAAATATAGAAGTGTATTCTGGTGGAACGGTACCAGCGAAACAGGTAAACGCCAAGGCGGTGGAAGTAATGAAAGAAGCCAGAATAAACATTGCCTCACATGTCCCAACACATGTTAACACCTATCTTGACAAGGAATGGGATTACGTAATAACCGTTTGCGGTGGTGCAAACGAAAGTTGTCCTATGTTTACAGGTAAAGTAAGAAACAGGCTGCATATAGGGTTTGACGATCCCTCGGAAGCAACCGGAAGTCCCGAGTTTATTAACAGTGAGTTCCATCGGGTACGGGATGAAATTAAAGCCTGTTTCTATGACTTTTACCTGAACGAATTAAAACCACAATTAAAATAA
- a CDS encoding site-specific integrase has translation MKQEKMKVLLYLKKSGLDKSGKAPIMGRITLGRSIAQFSCKLSCNPDLWNPRESRMDGKSREAVEINGKLENLLLSVQSAYQSLLSKGCLFDAADVKELFQGSVQTRCMLIERLDMLIKEKESHVGIDIKEGAIHGYHSTRIHLQKFIQRKYKVTDLAFSQLTENFIYEFGQYFLGECGFQESTFYNAATHLKTVCRLAYREGLADVLLFDKAKISKGDKRLPKALDKEALDKLKALNFEDLEEEMETARDIFLFACYTGAAYCDLMELDKSHLVRDDEGSLWLKFNRHKTGVPCRVKLLPEAIRLMEKLHSDGRETLLPCIKYKNYQICLKALRLRAGISFPFTTHTARHTFATLITLEQGVPIETVSKMLGHSNISMTERYAKVTPQKLFEEFNRFLSFTEDMQMSI, from the coding sequence ATGAAACAAGAGAAAATGAAGGTGTTGCTCTACCTCAAAAAGAGCGGTCTTGACAAGTCGGGCAAGGCTCCCATCATGGGGCGTATTACACTTGGAAGGAGTATTGCACAGTTCAGTTGTAAACTCTCCTGCAACCCCGACTTGTGGAATCCACGAGAGAGCAGAATGGATGGTAAGAGTCGTGAGGCGGTGGAGATAAACGGTAAATTGGAAAATCTGCTGTTGTCTGTTCAGTCGGCTTATCAATCTCTGCTATCCAAAGGTTGCCTATTTGATGCAGCCGATGTGAAAGAGCTGTTCCAAGGGAGCGTACAGACACGATGCATGCTCATTGAAAGGCTGGATATGCTCATTAAGGAGAAGGAAAGCCATGTTGGTATAGACATCAAGGAAGGAGCCATACACGGCTATCACTCTACCCGAATTCATTTGCAGAAGTTTATTCAACGGAAATACAAGGTGACAGACTTGGCTTTCTCACAGCTCACAGAGAACTTTATCTATGAGTTTGGGCAGTATTTCTTAGGTGAGTGCGGTTTTCAAGAAAGCACATTCTATAATGCAGCCACGCATTTGAAGACGGTATGCAGGTTGGCTTACCGTGAGGGATTGGCTGATGTACTTCTATTTGACAAAGCCAAAATTAGCAAGGGCGACAAGAGACTGCCCAAAGCATTGGACAAGGAAGCATTAGACAAATTGAAGGCTCTCAACTTTGAGGACTTGGAGGAGGAAATGGAAACTGCAAGGGATATTTTCCTCTTTGCCTGTTATACAGGTGCTGCTTATTGTGATTTGATGGAACTGGACAAGTCCCATCTTGTGCGTGACGACGAGGGTAGCCTTTGGCTGAAGTTCAACCGCCACAAGACAGGTGTGCCTTGTCGTGTCAAACTGCTGCCCGAAGCCATAAGGCTGATGGAGAAGCTCCACAGCGATGGAAGGGAAACATTACTCCCCTGTATCAAGTACAAGAACTATCAGATCTGTTTGAAAGCCCTGCGGCTTCGTGCAGGCATATCGTTTCCCTTTACCACACATACGGCAAGACACACCTTTGCCACGCTTATCACGCTTGAGCAAGGAGTGCCAATAGAAACGGTGAGCAAGATGCTGGGACATTCGAACATAAGCATGACTGAACGCTATGCAAAGGTTACACCCCAAAAACTCTTTGAGGAGTTTAATCGTTTTCTTTCTTTCACGGAGGATATGCAGATGAGTATTTAG
- the arsB gene encoding ACR3 family arsenite efflux transporter has protein sequence MEKKQGIGFFEKYLTVWVALCIIIGIAVGQWLPAIPQTLSKFEYANVSIPVAILIWLMIYPMMLKVDFQSVKNVGKRPKGIIVTGVTNWLIKPFTMFGIAYLFFYVVFKAFIPAGLAEEYLAGAVLLGAAPCTAMVFVWSYLTKGDAAYTLVQVAVNDLIILVAFAPIVAFLLGVGGVSIPWDTLLLSVGLFIVIPLAAGVITRIMVIRRKGVEYFNNIFIKKFNNYMVGGLLLTLIILFSFQGETILNNPLHILLIAVPLVLQTVLIFFVAYGWSKWWKLPHDVAAPAGMIGASNFFELAVAVAISLFGLQSGAALATVVGVLVEVPVMLMLVRIANNTRHNFTETYHS, from the coding sequence ATGGAAAAGAAACAAGGAATTGGATTTTTTGAAAAATACCTGACTGTCTGGGTTGCCTTGTGCATCATTATTGGAATTGCCGTGGGACAATGGCTTCCGGCAATTCCGCAAACATTAAGCAAATTTGAATATGCCAACGTGTCTATACCCGTGGCAATCCTGATTTGGTTAATGATTTATCCGATGATGCTAAAAGTAGATTTTCAAAGTGTTAAGAATGTCGGCAAGCGTCCGAAAGGAATAATAGTCACTGGCGTTACAAATTGGCTGATAAAGCCATTTACCATGTTTGGAATTGCTTATTTGTTCTTCTATGTGGTTTTCAAAGCCTTTATACCTGCCGGATTAGCCGAAGAATATCTAGCCGGGGCGGTATTATTGGGGGCTGCACCTTGTACAGCTATGGTGTTCGTGTGGAGTTACCTTACTAAAGGGGATGCCGCTTATACACTGGTACAAGTGGCTGTGAACGATTTAATCATATTGGTAGCGTTTGCCCCTATCGTTGCTTTCTTGCTGGGAGTTGGCGGCGTATCTATCCCATGGGACACTCTGTTGCTATCCGTAGGGCTCTTTATTGTGATACCACTTGCGGCTGGGGTCATTACTCGAATAATGGTTATCCGCCGCAAAGGTGTGGAGTATTTCAACAATATATTTATTAAGAAATTTAATAATTACATGGTAGGTGGGTTGCTATTAACACTTATTATCCTGTTTTCATTTCAAGGAGAAACGATACTGAACAATCCCCTGCATATCTTATTGATTGCTGTTCCGCTTGTGTTGCAAACGGTTCTGATATTTTTCGTTGCTTACGGTTGGTCGAAATGGTGGAAATTACCCCATGATGTTGCCGCACCTGCCGGAATGATTGGGGCAAGTAATTTCTTTGAATTGGCGGTTGCTGTAGCTATTTCTCTTTTTGGTTTACAATCTGGGGCTGCATTGGCTACGGTGGTGGGCGTGTTGGTCGAAGTTCCGGTGATGTTGATGTTAGTAAGGATTGCCAATAACACACGACATAATTTCACAGAGACATATCATTCTTAG
- a CDS encoding site-specific integrase — protein MKSTFAILFYIDRSKTNEDGLCVIRCRITCNGTSSSFSTQLQTSPDEWLARKGCIKATTGNSSGINLQLNSIEECLHSLYERTLREENYITAEYLKERYMQQSRPMPTLTELYQSVCEYKEELQGRTLSKATVRAFKDSYKSFVHFLQVRDRADCMPTEVDKTLLEDYRLFMLRDLGNKESSVGNRLRHLHQVIRKALQERYVREDPFELIDIETPTYERNALTADDLQKLLAYRPHRSTDNHCRLIFLLGCFTGLAFSDLKKLRMDDVYTFGDGRRYISLCRTKTQNRSIVPLLPVAEKILAIVSHGRREGLFFREFPSNSNFNRTIQEICIKAGLLPHTQATSHTARHTFATTICLENGLPIETVSKMLGHRFISTTEIYARVTKSKIAKEMQPLMGSEHTRVLRKALRLCPSRTPKKSSPIIGM, from the coding sequence ATGAAAAGTACATTTGCCATACTATTCTACATAGATAGAAGCAAGACCAATGAAGACGGACTATGCGTAATCCGTTGCCGTATCACCTGTAATGGAACGTCCTCATCGTTTTCCACGCAGTTGCAAACTTCCCCCGACGAGTGGCTTGCCCGAAAAGGGTGCATCAAGGCGACAACAGGTAATTCAAGCGGCATCAATCTGCAACTGAACTCAATAGAAGAGTGCTTGCATTCACTCTATGAACGTACATTAAGGGAAGAAAACTATATCACGGCGGAATACCTCAAGGAGCGTTATATGCAGCAAAGTCGCCCCATGCCAACACTTACGGAGCTATATCAATCCGTTTGTGAATACAAGGAGGAATTGCAGGGCAGAACATTAAGCAAGGCAACTGTCAGGGCTTTTAAGGACAGCTACAAGAGTTTTGTTCATTTCCTGCAAGTAAGGGACAGGGCAGACTGTATGCCCACAGAGGTGGACAAGACTTTGCTTGAGGACTATCGCCTTTTTATGCTTCGGGACTTGGGAAACAAGGAAAGCAGTGTCGGCAACCGCCTACGCCACTTGCATCAGGTCATTCGCAAGGCATTGCAGGAGCGATACGTTCGTGAAGACCCTTTTGAACTCATAGACATAGAAACGCCTACCTACGAGCGCAATGCACTTACGGCGGACGACCTGCAAAAACTCTTGGCTTACCGTCCGCACCGCTCGACAGATAACCATTGCAGACTTATTTTCCTCTTGGGATGTTTCACGGGGCTGGCATTCTCAGACTTAAAGAAACTCCGAATGGACGATGTTTATACATTCGGGGATGGGCGTAGGTACATATCGCTCTGTCGAACAAAGACACAGAACAGAAGTATTGTCCCGTTGCTGCCCGTTGCCGAGAAAATACTCGCCATTGTGAGCCACGGACGAAGGGAGGGGCTTTTCTTTCGAGAGTTTCCCAGCAACAGTAATTTCAATAGAACTATTCAGGAGATATGTATTAAGGCAGGACTGCTACCGCATACTCAAGCGACCTCGCACACCGCACGGCACACCTTTGCCACGACCATCTGTCTGGAGAACGGACTTCCGATAGAGACGGTGAGCAAGATGCTGGGGCATCGCTTCATCTCCACGACCGAGATTTATGCACGGGTGACCAAGAGCAAGATTGCCAAGGAAATGCAACCCCTGATGGGTAGTGAGCATACAAGGGTACTGCGTAAAGCCTTACGGCTGTGTCCGTCAAGAACACCGAAAAAGTCAAGTCCCATAATTGGGATGTAA
- a CDS encoding DUF1896 domain-containing protein: MKQKNKKELSYFRLKLRSYMSEHHPEKLQDTEFITARADMALTVYCDAVAQGFTHIEAESMASEALYQGLHFSKYDTLISVLENEFERELPAPLPEKLVPILLSNKAVQATFDKFGLTDTLASDEQYGRLYTELTGTIVLLIESNNLPTVRLTEEASLKAL, translated from the coding sequence ATGAAACAGAAGAACAAAAAGGAACTTTCCTACTTCCGATTGAAGTTAAGAAGTTACATGAGTGAGCATCACCCCGAAAAGTTGCAAGATACGGAGTTTATCACTGCACGGGCAGATATGGCTCTCACAGTTTACTGCGATGCTGTAGCACAAGGCTTTACACACATTGAAGCGGAGAGCATGGCAAGCGAGGCATTGTATCAAGGCTTGCACTTTTCCAAGTACGATACGCTTATATCCGTGTTGGAAAACGAGTTTGAAAGGGAACTTCCTGCACCGCTCCCAGAGAAACTCGTACCTATACTGTTGTCGAACAAGGCTGTTCAAGCCACATTCGACAAGTTCGGTTTGACGGACACATTGGCTTCTGACGAGCAATACGGCCGTCTTTACACCGAACTGACAGGCACGATAGTGCTGCTCATCGAGAGCAACAATCTGCCAACGGTCAGACTGACGGAGGAAGCAAGCCTGAAGGCGTTGTAG
- a CDS encoding site-specific integrase, with translation MEKEKFKLLFYLKRGTQDKNGKSPIMGRISAGRSMVQFSCKCSCTPRLWDSRKNRLLGKSAEAVSVNKELDRLQVSIHKVYESLSGKSDAPITAERVRELVFGLNSESQGLLHHTDEYIDRFRERVGIDRSERRLKCLLLFHKHLANFVRYRYRVEDIPVQKADIAFIKDLEDYFAKEKGFKLNTSAGYLSMLASLLKDLHKRHIIDTYPFINHSIRWEVGTPRYITREEVGLIAALGEDKLQGYEKVSRDMFLFSCLTGLSYTDVYHLTEQHVFHEAGMTWIRKPRIKTGNVCHIPLLPEATAIIERYRGIHTRAFRHEPPKGYLLPIPGCDTVNIHLKKIARLCGIQKTLTYHMARHTFASQMTLSEGVSIESVSKMLGHSQIKTTQVYAETSPERVFLDIEKILPQLAHYQLTN, from the coding sequence ATGGAAAAAGAAAAATTCAAGCTGCTTTTCTACCTCAAGAGAGGTACGCAGGACAAAAACGGAAAAAGTCCCATCATGGGACGCATCAGCGCAGGACGCTCTATGGTACAGTTCAGTTGCAAATGCTCGTGTACTCCTCGTTTGTGGGACAGTCGCAAAAACCGACTGCTGGGCAAGAGTGCCGAAGCCGTATCGGTAAACAAGGAACTTGACCGCCTTCAGGTGAGCATACACAAGGTTTATGAGTCTCTTTCGGGTAAATCCGATGCTCCCATCACGGCAGAGCGAGTACGGGAGCTTGTATTCGGACTGAACAGTGAGTCACAAGGACTGCTGCATCATACAGACGAGTATATCGACCGCTTCCGTGAGCGTGTGGGCATAGACCGCAGCGAACGCAGACTAAAATGCCTGTTGCTCTTTCACAAGCATCTGGCAAACTTCGTCAGGTATCGCTACCGTGTGGAGGATATTCCCGTGCAGAAAGCCGACATCGCCTTTATCAAAGACTTGGAGGACTACTTCGCCAAAGAAAAGGGATTCAAGCTCAACACTTCGGCTGGCTATCTCTCCATGCTGGCTTCCTTGCTCAAAGACCTGCATAAACGGCACATCATTGACACCTATCCCTTCATCAACCATTCCATTCGTTGGGAAGTGGGTACTCCACGTTACATCACAAGGGAGGAGGTAGGTCTTATCGCAGCCTTGGGAGAAGATAAATTGCAAGGCTATGAAAAAGTGTCGAGGGATATGTTCCTTTTCTCCTGCCTGACGGGGCTTTCCTATACCGACGTGTATCACTTGACGGAGCAGCACGTCTTTCACGAAGCGGGAATGACTTGGATACGCAAGCCGAGAATAAAGACGGGCAACGTGTGCCACATCCCCCTACTTCCCGAAGCCACTGCCATTATCGAGCGTTATCGGGGCATTCACACGAGGGCTTTCCGACACGAACCGCCCAAGGGGTATCTGCTGCCCATACCCGGATGCGACACGGTAAACATACACCTCAAAAAGATAGCACGGCTTTGCGGTATTCAGAAAACGCTGACCTATCACATGGCACGGCATACCTTCGCATCTCAGATGACACTGTCGGAGGGCGTGTCCATTGAGAGCGTTTCCAAAATGCTCGGACACAGTCAAATCAAAACCACGCAAGTGTATGCGGAGACATCTCCCGAGCGTGTCTTTCTGGACATAGAGAAAATACTTCCACAACTCGCACATTATCAACTGACCAACTAA
- a CDS encoding helix-turn-helix domain-containing protein, with amino-acid sequence MKLIIIDRKAWERHRSEFADFIHRVEKLIGNPPKTEQWLDNEAVCKRLGISKRTLQSYRDTGKIPFSMIGHKCYYKQTDICEMLNAVKD; translated from the coding sequence ATGAAACTCATTATCATCGACCGCAAAGCGTGGGAGCGACATCGCTCCGAATTTGCAGACTTTATCCATCGTGTGGAAAAACTCATCGGTAATCCTCCCAAGACCGAGCAATGGCTCGACAACGAAGCCGTGTGCAAGCGTTTAGGCATCAGCAAGCGTACCCTACAATCATACCGAGATACGGGCAAAATCCCTTTCTCCATGATTGGACATAAGTGTTATTACAAACAGACCGACATCTGTGAAATGCTGAATGCAGTCAAGGATTGA
- a CDS encoding helix-turn-helix domain-containing protein → MAENEIITREDPQMQLFSQLMEGTLKKLERYCSTARPMLNGEVYLSGEEVCSQLRLSTRTLQEYRNSGTLPFYKIGGKILYKQSDIQAMLEKHYNPIPKKLWQE, encoded by the coding sequence ATGGCAGAGAATGAAATCATTACGCGGGAAGACCCTCAGATGCAGTTGTTTTCACAACTGATGGAAGGCACTTTGAAGAAGTTGGAGCGGTATTGCTCTACCGCCCGTCCGATGCTGAATGGTGAGGTTTACCTTTCGGGTGAGGAGGTTTGCAGCCAATTACGGCTCAGCACACGCACGCTCCAAGAGTACAGAAACTCAGGAACGCTTCCTTTCTACAAAATCGGAGGGAAGATACTCTACAAGCAGAGCGACATACAAGCCATGCTTGAAAAACACTATAACCCGATACCCAAGAAATTATGGCAAGAATAG